In one uncultured Cohaesibacter sp. genomic region, the following are encoded:
- a CDS encoding GNAT family N-acetyltransferase — MTHTSTPQVTIRSARETDSDEILRIYQEGIDTGNATFTAAAPTWEGWDTGHLAQCRLVAEADGKLLGWAALSAVSSRCVYQGVAEVSVYVSTSALGQGIGSKLMSALITDSEENGIWTLQSAIFPENEASINAHQKHGFRVVGNRQRLAKMTYGSKAGTWRDVVLLERRSAITGTD; from the coding sequence ATGACACACACTTCAACGCCTCAAGTGACCATTCGTTCCGCCCGTGAAACGGATTCTGACGAAATTCTTCGCATCTATCAGGAAGGTATCGACACCGGGAACGCCACATTCACGGCAGCGGCACCCACATGGGAGGGCTGGGACACGGGCCATCTCGCGCAATGCCGACTGGTTGCCGAAGCGGACGGAAAGCTCCTTGGCTGGGCCGCTCTGTCGGCGGTATCCAGCCGATGTGTCTATCAAGGAGTTGCAGAGGTCAGCGTCTATGTTTCTACATCCGCCCTCGGTCAAGGCATCGGTTCAAAATTGATGTCCGCACTGATCACGGACTCGGAGGAAAACGGTATCTGGACGTTGCAATCGGCGATCTTTCCGGAGAATGAAGCGAGCATCAACGCGCACCAGAAGCACGGATTCCGCGTCGTTGGCAATCGGCAACGGCTCGCAAAGATGACTTATGGCTCCAAGGCCGGAACATGGCGCGACGTCGTGTTGCTTGAACGCCGCAGTGCGATCACCGGAACAGACTGA
- a CDS encoding PadR family transcriptional regulator — translation MNVSSICLAILFCGDMTGYDIRKISTEGSFCFFVEASYGSIYPALNRLEHEGLVTCRHEAQDGKPARKVYSITDSGRKALLSEMLEPHKEDIFRSEFLLISIYASLLGPDVVETAIQRQIKLLEQELLQINACDGPVTAETAEKTTPNVDLPLIEEAGNWARDYGTYCVSAAIDYLNKHGVKLVEIARKGQSIVED, via the coding sequence ATGAACGTAAGCAGTATCTGTCTGGCGATTTTGTTCTGCGGTGACATGACGGGGTATGACATCCGCAAAATCTCGACCGAAGGCAGTTTCTGCTTCTTTGTAGAAGCCAGTTATGGCTCGATCTACCCTGCCCTGAACCGACTGGAGCATGAAGGTCTGGTCACCTGTCGGCATGAAGCTCAAGACGGGAAGCCGGCCCGGAAAGTCTATTCGATCACCGATAGCGGTCGGAAGGCTCTCCTTAGTGAAATGCTGGAACCACACAAGGAAGACATCTTCAGATCAGAATTCCTGCTGATTTCCATTTATGCGAGCCTTCTGGGGCCGGATGTGGTGGAAACGGCCATTCAACGGCAGATCAAGCTTCTCGAGCAGGAGTTGCTTCAAATTAACGCATGTGATGGTCCGGTGACCGCAGAAACTGCTGAAAAGACCACCCCAAATGTCGACCTGCCACTGATTGAAGAGGCAGGAAATTGGGCTCGGGATTATGGCACCTATTGTGTTTCTGCCGCAATCGACTATCTGAACAAGCATGGTGTGAAGTTGGTGGAAATTGCCCGCAAGGGACAATCCATCGTTGAAGATTAG
- a CDS encoding efflux RND transporter periplasmic adaptor subunit: MALRLKGSYGLALLFTTGIVGWMATGETVFSGQQNENATPPPAVRNHQAEDEAVRVAVKTFTAQQRENILIIRGRTEADTKVSVRAETTAIVRERFAKKGEFVQQGDLLCRLDIGSREASLAKSEAALAQAEFDLNAKQTLATKGYASETQLAALKAQRDAALANVKDAKLELERTEIRAPIAGIVQGTLAEVGDQLATGGVCAEIMKPDPMLVVGQVSERDIQKVKVGTKAEIKLVSDEAAEGTVRYVSATSDVETRTFLVEVEIDNANQTIRDGITAVAKLELQPLEAHFMSPAHLTLSDEGLVGVMIVENNTTKFTPVSILSNDTDGIWVAGLPVKADVITVGQEYVKDGQTVVAVPEGSQVEGANKSAQLGSGGQS, translated from the coding sequence ATGGCATTGCGACTGAAAGGCTCATACGGCCTTGCATTGCTATTTACGACGGGCATCGTAGGCTGGATGGCAACCGGCGAAACCGTCTTTAGTGGGCAACAGAACGAAAATGCGACGCCGCCTCCTGCGGTTCGCAATCATCAGGCAGAAGATGAAGCCGTCCGTGTCGCCGTCAAAACATTTACGGCGCAGCAGCGTGAAAACATCCTGATCATTCGTGGCCGCACCGAAGCGGATACGAAGGTCTCCGTGCGGGCTGAAACCACTGCGATCGTCCGCGAGCGGTTTGCCAAGAAAGGCGAGTTCGTTCAGCAGGGTGATCTGCTCTGTCGTCTGGATATCGGGTCTCGCGAGGCGAGCCTTGCGAAATCCGAAGCAGCTCTGGCTCAGGCCGAGTTTGATCTCAACGCCAAGCAAACGCTGGCCACAAAGGGCTATGCTTCCGAGACGCAGCTTGCTGCCCTCAAGGCACAGCGGGATGCGGCTCTGGCCAATGTGAAGGACGCAAAGCTGGAGCTGGAGCGGACGGAAATCCGTGCGCCAATTGCCGGCATCGTTCAGGGCACCCTTGCCGAAGTGGGCGACCAACTGGCAACGGGTGGGGTCTGTGCCGAGATCATGAAACCCGATCCGATGCTTGTTGTCGGTCAGGTGTCCGAGCGGGACATCCAAAAGGTCAAGGTCGGCACGAAGGCCGAGATCAAGCTGGTCTCCGACGAAGCTGCAGAAGGCACTGTTCGCTATGTCAGCGCCACGTCAGACGTGGAAACGCGCACGTTTCTGGTTGAAGTCGAAATCGATAACGCGAACCAGACCATTCGCGACGGCATCACTGCCGTTGCCAAACTGGAGCTGCAGCCGCTTGAGGCCCATTTCATGAGCCCGGCCCATCTGACCCTGTCGGATGAAGGTCTGGTGGGCGTGATGATCGTTGAGAACAACACCACCAAATTCACGCCGGTCTCCATCCTGTCGAATGATACCGATGGTATCTGGGTGGCCGGACTTCCGGTCAAGGCCGACGTCATCACCGTGGGTCAGGAATATGTCAAGGACGGCCAGACTGTCGTCGCGGTTCCGGAAGGATCTCAAGTTGAAGGCGCAAACAAGAGTGCGCAACTTGGGTCTGGGGGGCAGTCATGA
- a CDS encoding efflux RND transporter permease subunit — MNGILDTILRARRTVMTMMVVLVAAGFVSYLSIPKEANPDIDVPVLYVSISQNGISPEDAARLLVKPMENKLQSLDGVKEMTATASEGHASVVLEFDVGFNKDQALADVRDKVDQAKAELPSDADEPTIHEINFSLQPTIYVTLSGDVPERTLYQHAKRLQDELESVPTVLEADLTGEREEVLQVEIDLLKLESYNVTQTELLNAVTLNNQLVPAGFLDTGKGRFNLKVPGLIETAHDVYSIPIKQNGEGVVTLGDIAEIKRTFKDREAITRVNGQPAISIEIKKRTGTNIIENNEAVRAVVAKEMANWNPAIKVRFMLDEAKPIFDTLGSLESSIMTAIALVMMLVLAALGLRSALLIGIAIPTSFMTGFLVLSGLGMTMNMMVMFGLVLTVGMLVDGAIVIVEYADRKVAEGMERKEAYIRAAKLMFWPITSSTATTLAAFLPMLLWPGVVGEFMSYLPIMVIIVLSSALLTAMIFLPVTGGFIGRNKASEEEMANAQNLSGTHKFNVREVKGLTGLYARVLHALASHPIGNLGTIAAVCIIGFGIVANFMQHSKGVEFFVDEEPRIAMVYVSARGNMSAVESRALVKAVEDEVLQVEGIRDVVSNSAPSGVSSGPAMGDIGGGGTKPVDAIGTLNLELDDYCCRRPSKEIFAEIRERTADIPGIHIQVAKQEGGPPTGKDVNLQITSASYDQVATVTGLVRRYFETVPNLFELEDTRPLPGIEWELLIDRKEAGRYNASIAEVGSMVQLVTNGLLIGKYRPDDSDDELDIRVRLPEDQRSVSQLDLMKLMTSNGQVPIGNFVKVAPKQEVSSISRVDGFYAMNVKATVDQSDGTTVDQKVKEIESWIEAQNWPEGVMFKFRGADEDQEESSQFLGYAAIGALFIMAIILITQFNSFYQTALTLMTVILSVFGVLLGMLITGQKFSIVMSGTGVVALAGIVVNNAIVLIDTYNRFRADGIDIVDAVVKTAAQRIRPILLTTITTIAGLVPMATGINFDFFNRVISVGSITAAWWVQLSTAVISGLAFSTLLTLILIPVLLAFPSVTLKPFFRMLWRLVTGKRRQTTGADEPDLADNVANDSSALAAQDDQDNRLVALKDRKRKSKLPDPLPPPSEMPQAAE, encoded by the coding sequence ATGAACGGTATTCTTGACACGATCCTCAGAGCCCGGCGCACCGTCATGACCATGATGGTCGTGCTGGTGGCCGCAGGTTTCGTCAGCTATCTGTCCATCCCCAAGGAAGCCAATCCGGACATTGACGTTCCTGTCCTCTATGTCTCGATTTCGCAGAATGGCATCTCGCCTGAAGATGCAGCCCGTCTTCTCGTCAAGCCGATGGAGAACAAGCTGCAATCGCTTGATGGCGTCAAAGAAATGACGGCAACCGCGTCTGAGGGTCATGCCTCGGTGGTGCTGGAATTCGACGTCGGGTTCAACAAGGATCAGGCGCTGGCAGACGTGCGCGACAAGGTGGATCAGGCCAAGGCCGAACTACCCAGCGATGCGGACGAGCCGACCATTCACGAGATCAACTTCTCACTTCAGCCGACCATCTATGTGACGCTGTCGGGCGATGTGCCCGAACGCACGCTCTATCAGCATGCCAAACGTCTGCAGGACGAGTTGGAGAGCGTCCCGACCGTACTGGAAGCAGATCTGACCGGTGAGCGTGAGGAAGTGCTGCAGGTCGAGATCGACCTATTGAAGCTCGAATCCTACAATGTCACCCAGACCGAGCTGCTCAATGCGGTCACGCTCAACAACCAACTCGTGCCCGCGGGCTTCCTCGACACTGGCAAGGGACGCTTCAACCTGAAGGTCCCCGGTCTGATCGAGACGGCTCACGATGTCTATTCCATTCCGATCAAGCAGAATGGCGAAGGGGTTGTCACCCTCGGCGATATCGCGGAAATCAAACGGACTTTCAAGGACCGGGAAGCCATCACGCGCGTCAACGGTCAGCCCGCCATCTCGATTGAAATCAAGAAACGGACAGGCACCAACATCATCGAGAACAACGAGGCTGTCAGAGCCGTCGTTGCCAAGGAAATGGCCAATTGGAACCCGGCCATCAAGGTCCGGTTCATGCTCGATGAAGCCAAGCCGATCTTCGACACGCTGGGTTCGCTTGAATCCTCGATCATGACCGCCATCGCGCTTGTTATGATGCTGGTGCTGGCTGCCCTCGGATTGCGTTCGGCGCTTTTGATCGGCATTGCGATTCCGACCTCCTTCATGACTGGCTTCCTTGTGCTCTCGGGCCTTGGCATGACCATGAATATGATGGTGATGTTCGGTCTCGTGCTGACAGTCGGGATGCTGGTCGATGGGGCCATCGTGATCGTGGAATATGCCGACCGCAAGGTGGCGGAGGGCATGGAACGCAAGGAGGCCTACATCCGTGCGGCCAAACTGATGTTCTGGCCAATCACCTCCTCCACCGCAACAACGCTTGCGGCCTTCCTGCCCATGCTTCTCTGGCCCGGCGTGGTCGGGGAATTCATGAGCTATCTGCCGATCATGGTCATTATCGTCCTGTCGTCAGCCCTGTTGACCGCGATGATCTTTCTGCCGGTGACCGGTGGCTTCATCGGTCGCAACAAGGCCAGCGAAGAAGAGATGGCCAACGCGCAGAACTTGTCAGGAACGCACAAGTTCAACGTTAGGGAAGTCAAGGGGCTCACCGGCCTTTACGCCCGGGTCCTGCATGCTCTTGCCTCTCATCCGATCGGCAACCTCGGCACGATTGCTGCGGTGTGCATCATCGGCTTCGGGATCGTTGCCAACTTCATGCAGCACAGCAAGGGCGTCGAGTTCTTCGTCGATGAAGAGCCGCGCATCGCCATGGTCTATGTCTCGGCACGCGGTAACATGAGTGCTGTCGAGAGCCGGGCTTTGGTCAAGGCCGTCGAGGACGAAGTGCTTCAGGTTGAAGGCATCCGCGATGTGGTTTCCAACTCTGCGCCATCCGGTGTCAGCTCGGGCCCGGCCATGGGCGATATCGGCGGGGGCGGGACAAAACCCGTCGACGCCATCGGTACGCTCAACCTCGAACTTGATGACTATTGCTGCCGTCGTCCCTCCAAGGAGATCTTTGCCGAGATCCGCGAACGGACTGCGGACATTCCGGGCATTCACATTCAGGTTGCCAAACAAGAGGGTGGTCCACCGACCGGCAAGGACGTGAACCTGCAGATCACCTCGGCGAGCTACGATCAGGTTGCGACCGTGACAGGTCTGGTGCGTCGCTATTTTGAAACCGTACCCAATCTCTTCGAGCTTGAGGACACCCGTCCCCTGCCCGGCATCGAATGGGAACTGCTGATCGACCGCAAGGAAGCGGGGCGCTACAACGCCTCGATTGCCGAGGTCGGTTCGATGGTGCAGTTGGTCACCAACGGTTTGTTGATCGGCAAGTATCGACCTGACGATTCCGACGACGAACTCGACATTCGTGTTCGCCTGCCGGAAGACCAGCGCAGCGTCAGCCAGCTTGATCTGATGAAGCTGATGACGTCCAACGGGCAGGTTCCGATCGGCAACTTCGTCAAGGTGGCTCCGAAGCAGGAAGTCTCCTCGATCAGCCGCGTTGATGGCTTTTATGCCATGAACGTCAAGGCAACAGTCGATCAGAGCGACGGCACCACCGTGGACCAGAAGGTCAAGGAGATCGAATCCTGGATCGAAGCCCAGAACTGGCCCGAAGGCGTGATGTTCAAGTTCCGCGGGGCAGATGAGGATCAGGAAGAATCGAGCCAGTTCCTCGGCTATGCCGCCATTGGCGCCCTGTTCATCATGGCGATCATTCTGATCACCCAGTTCAACAGCTTCTACCAGACGGCCCTTACGTTGATGACGGTCATTCTCTCGGTGTTTGGCGTGCTTCTGGGCATGCTGATCACGGGGCAGAAATTCTCCATCGTCATGTCCGGAACCGGGGTTGTGGCTCTGGCCGGGATCGTGGTCAACAACGCCATCGTGCTGATTGACACCTACAACCGCTTCCGGGCGGATGGCATCGACATTGTCGACGCGGTTGTCAAGACGGCAGCACAGAGGATCCGTCCGATCCTCTTGACGACGATCACCACGATTGCGGGCCTCGTCCCGATGGCAACGGGCATCAACTTCGATTTCTTCAATCGGGTGATTTCCGTCGGCTCGATCACGGCGGCATGGTGGGTTCAGCTGTCAACGGCCGTGATCTCGGGTCTTGCCTTCTCGACTCTGCTCACACTGATCCTGATCCCCGTGCTGCTGGCGTTCCCCTCGGTGACGCTGAAGCCCTTCTTCAGGATGCTGTGGAGACTGGTGACGGGCAAGCGCCGACAGACGACAGGTGCTGACGAGCCGGATCTGGCGGACAATGTTGCCAATGACAGCAGTGCCCTCGCCGCTCAGGACGATCAAGACAACCGGCTGGTTGCCCTCAAGGATCGCAAGCGCAAAAGCAAGCTCCCCGATCCCCTGCCGCCGCCGAGCGAAATGCCGCAAGCGGCAGAGTGA
- a CDS encoding phosphatidylcholine/phosphatidylserine synthase — MQDEHDHGIGNPFQPFEPEDPATRRRFKAVPFRSIAPNIVTLLALCAGLTGVRMAIEGRFELALMSILAAACLDGIDGRLARMLNGASRFGAELDSLTDFVNFGVAPALILHVWILNAIPSIGWIASLLFAIAMVLRLARFNVALDEKNLPSWRKGYFVGVPAPAGAFTVLAPIYLELAGVPHYDAFAVLVMVYTLFIAMLVVSTIPTFSGKTIGLRVPRAQVLPLIVGLVALVALLFSFPWVVLSAFVFLYLLSIPFARRSWHRKNDRMLAGDWPEDEDEECEDDDNGSGQTAKS; from the coding sequence ATGCAAGACGAACACGACCATGGGATCGGCAATCCGTTCCAGCCCTTTGAACCAGAAGACCCTGCCACGCGCCGACGCTTCAAGGCCGTTCCTTTCCGCTCCATTGCCCCCAACATCGTGACACTGCTCGCGCTCTGTGCAGGCCTCACCGGCGTACGCATGGCCATCGAGGGCCGATTTGAGCTGGCGCTCATGTCCATTCTAGCCGCCGCCTGTCTAGATGGTATCGACGGGCGTCTCGCCCGGATGCTCAACGGCGCCTCGCGCTTTGGTGCCGAACTCGATTCACTGACCGATTTCGTCAATTTCGGTGTCGCACCCGCACTTATCCTTCACGTCTGGATCCTCAATGCGATCCCCTCGATCGGCTGGATCGCCTCACTGTTGTTCGCGATTGCCATGGTGCTGCGCCTCGCAAGGTTCAACGTTGCGCTTGACGAGAAGAACCTGCCGTCGTGGCGCAAGGGCTATTTCGTCGGCGTTCCGGCTCCGGCCGGGGCCTTCACCGTGCTGGCGCCCATTTATCTGGAACTGGCAGGCGTGCCCCATTACGATGCGTTTGCCGTGCTGGTGATGGTCTACACCTTGTTCATTGCGATGCTGGTTGTCTCCACCATCCCGACCTTTTCGGGTAAGACCATTGGGCTGCGCGTGCCCCGTGCGCAAGTCCTGCCACTGATTGTCGGGCTTGTGGCTCTCGTCGCCTTGCTCTTCTCCTTCCCGTGGGTCGTCCTCTCCGCCTTCGTTTTTCTTTATCTGCTTTCGATCCCGTTTGCGCGCCGCTCTTGGCACAGGAAGAACGACCGAATGCTCGCGGGGGACTGGCCCGAGGATGAGGATGAAGAGTGCGAGGATGATGACAACGGTTCCGGTCAAACCGCCAAGTCATGA
- a CDS encoding phosphatidylserine decarboxylase, which produces MTIIDSIRKSVVPIHPEGYPFIALFALATIILGWFVGPLFWIGLFLTLWCAYFFRDPVRVTPVKKGLVISPADGIVSGVGRAVPPRELGLSDEPMMRVSVFMNVFNVHVNRMPVPGKVSKVAYKPGKFLNAELDKASEDNERNSLIIDTEYGAIGVTQIAGLVARRIVCWVQEGEMLPVGERFGLIRFGSRVDVYMPTHIVPKVAIGQSMIAGETIIADLEGPQSEAGTHREQ; this is translated from the coding sequence ATGACTATCATCGATTCCATCCGTAAAAGCGTGGTTCCCATTCACCCAGAGGGATACCCGTTCATCGCCCTGTTTGCCTTGGCGACGATCATTCTAGGATGGTTCGTCGGTCCTCTTTTCTGGATCGGGCTGTTTCTCACCCTCTGGTGCGCCTATTTCTTCCGTGATCCGGTGCGCGTAACGCCTGTCAAAAAGGGCCTTGTGATTTCACCCGCCGACGGCATCGTCTCCGGTGTCGGTCGTGCCGTTCCGCCGCGTGAACTTGGTCTGTCCGATGAGCCGATGATGCGCGTTTCGGTGTTCATGAATGTCTTCAACGTCCATGTGAACCGCATGCCGGTTCCGGGCAAGGTGAGCAAGGTTGCCTATAAGCCCGGCAAGTTCCTCAATGCCGAACTCGACAAGGCGAGCGAGGACAACGAACGCAACAGCCTGATCATCGACACTGAATATGGCGCAATCGGGGTCACCCAGATCGCCGGTCTGGTTGCCCGACGTATTGTCTGCTGGGTGCAAGAGGGCGAAATGCTCCCCGTCGGCGAACGCTTCGGCCTCATCCGCTTTGGCAGCCGGGTGGACGTCTACATGCCGACCCACATCGTGCCCAAGGTGGCCATTGGCCAGTCAATGATTGCCGGCGAAACGATCATTGCCGATCTCGAAGGCCCCCAGAGCGAAGCTGGTACCCATCGCGAACAATAA
- a CDS encoding gamma-glutamylcyclotransferase family protein → MTLKDIEANPHEWVGYFGYGSLVNDDTRNPESFGFAGRLKGYRRRWSIWRSSEERRAFGFGGTAALSVEADPDAYCDGLLVFDHKDHLPKVDERESMYDRVPLDLNHFDTPHDIPAGIDCYIYVGHPAHTDAVDPAFPILQSYVDAVMQGFLHKFDRQGVARFVEETEGWQTPIVKDRGRPFYPRSITLSLEEAELLDHYQKLSGAPMVTVDEALASKVAL, encoded by the coding sequence GTGACCCTGAAAGACATCGAGGCCAACCCGCACGAATGGGTGGGCTATTTTGGTTATGGCTCCCTCGTCAATGATGATACCCGCAACCCGGAGAGCTTCGGCTTTGCCGGACGGCTGAAAGGCTATCGCCGCCGTTGGTCGATCTGGCGGTCGAGCGAGGAGCGCCGCGCCTTCGGCTTTGGAGGGACGGCAGCCTTGTCCGTGGAAGCCGATCCGGATGCCTATTGCGACGGGCTGTTGGTGTTCGACCACAAGGACCATCTGCCCAAGGTGGACGAACGCGAGTCCATGTATGATCGCGTCCCTCTCGATCTCAACCACTTCGATACGCCACACGACATCCCGGCGGGGATCGATTGCTATATTTATGTCGGCCACCCGGCGCATACGGATGCGGTCGATCCCGCTTTCCCGATCCTGCAATCCTACGTCGACGCAGTGATGCAAGGCTTTCTGCACAAGTTCGACCGGCAGGGCGTGGCCCGCTTTGTCGAGGAAACCGAAGGCTGGCAAACTCCCATCGTCAAGGATCGGGGCCGCCCCTTCTACCCGCGCAGCATCACGCTGTCCCTTGAGGAAGCCGAGCTGCTCGACCATTATCAGAAGCTGAGCGGAGCGCCGATGGTCACCGTCGACGAAGCGCTGGCAAGCAAGGTTGCCCTCTGA
- a CDS encoding GNAT family N-acetyltransferase, with the protein MPLTLRPLEHEDIEAATQCGLAAWMNAMSFAIETLQSDDFLRLEQAFHFSFLYHLTGEASKDESLIVADLDGRIVGHCECDIARGYLKNLWVAPDWQGQGIAGALLADAKEKLIKASHESLHLTALEGNSRALAFYEKEGLVQECRIMQFDPFLQRDMATIVLRIPLDADEATRQTAAGRRQKVEENQ; encoded by the coding sequence ATGCCATTGACCTTGCGCCCGCTCGAACATGAAGACATCGAGGCGGCGACCCAATGCGGGTTGGCCGCCTGGATGAATGCAATGTCCTTTGCCATCGAGACGCTGCAGTCGGATGACTTCCTGCGTCTCGAGCAGGCCTTCCATTTTTCCTTTCTCTATCATCTCACCGGTGAGGCCTCGAAAGATGAGAGCCTCATCGTGGCGGATCTGGATGGCCGCATCGTCGGCCATTGCGAATGCGATATCGCCAGGGGATATCTGAAAAATCTCTGGGTCGCTCCGGATTGGCAGGGGCAGGGGATCGCTGGTGCCCTGCTGGCCGATGCCAAGGAAAAGCTGATCAAGGCCAGCCACGAGAGCCTTCATCTGACGGCGCTCGAAGGCAACAGCCGGGCGCTTGCCTTCTATGAAAAGGAAGGACTTGTGCAAGAGTGTCGGATCATGCAATTTGATCCCTTCTTGCAAAGAGACATGGCAACCATCGTCCTCAGGATCCCGCTTGATGCCGATGAAGCGACGCGCCAAACCGCCGCCGGACGCCGACAGAAAGTGGAAGAAAACCAGTGA
- a CDS encoding DUF2059 domain-containing protein: MVKAVATVWTKYLKEDELNEVLAFFKTPAGQKFAQYQPRIIGESVRALQAMVCNCDADHGQ; this comes from the coding sequence ATGGTCAAAGCGGTTGCGACCGTTTGGACCAAGTATCTCAAGGAAGATGAACTCAATGAGGTTCTGGCATTCTTCAAAACGCCTGCGGGTCAGAAGTTCGCCCAGTATCAGCCGCGCATCATCGGCGAGTCCGTTCGCGCCCTGCAAGCAATGGTCTGCAATTGTGACGCAGATCATGGTCAATGA
- a CDS encoding HAD hydrolase-like protein has product MTTYPFTSIIFDLDGTLVDTAPDLTGALNHVLELNNLDPVSVQQVRDIVGYGARVTIERASLNMASR; this is encoded by the coding sequence ATGACGACCTATCCCTTCACTTCCATCATCTTTGATCTTGACGGGACACTGGTCGACACAGCTCCAGACCTCACGGGGGCACTCAATCACGTCCTTGAGCTCAACAATCTTGATCCAGTTTCGGTCCAGCAGGTTCGCGACATTGTCGGCTATGGTGCACGTGTCACCATTGAGCGGGCTTCTCTCAATATGGCATCACGTTGA
- a CDS encoding HAD hydrolase-like protein, which produces MTTEALDEAHDQFLAHYASNICKTSTMYPGVQSVIEEFGKAGIKMGVCTNKTEVLAVDLLTQLGVASAFATICGSDTVTHKKPHPDHVLTALKRMGAEAVEQLAGWRQSGRCAVRSGSRPAGHRDALWIYSHTHRSTRSGSGP; this is translated from the coding sequence TTGACGACCGAAGCGCTCGACGAGGCCCATGACCAGTTTCTGGCCCACTACGCCTCCAATATCTGCAAAACCAGCACCATGTATCCCGGCGTCCAGTCCGTGATCGAGGAATTCGGCAAGGCCGGCATCAAGATGGGTGTCTGCACCAACAAGACCGAAGTCCTCGCCGTCGATCTGCTCACCCAGCTTGGTGTGGCGTCGGCCTTTGCGACTATTTGCGGCTCCGACACCGTGACGCACAAGAAGCCCCACCCCGATCATGTGCTCACTGCGCTCAAGCGGATGGGGGCAGAGGCCGTCGAACAGCTTGCTGGTTGGCGACAGTCAGGCCGATGTGCAGTCCGGTCAGGCAGCAGGCCTGCCGGTCATCGCGATGCGCTATGGATATACAGCCATACCCACCGATCAACTCGGAGCGGATCTGGTCCTTGA
- a CDS encoding GntR family transcriptional regulator, giving the protein MAQIVRRTTTSIVADELRQRILSGQLKEGEQVNQEAIASELGVSRIPVREALQQLEAEGLITLVSHKGAEVTRLEPEEIEELFDVRGMLECWLFEKALPHLSEADLTEAEEAVAAMRGAKDFQSWSSQNWRFHEIPLSPVAQEGDHEDHQARPSQHRPICATFDLGQSGCVGGGSIRNMRR; this is encoded by the coding sequence ATGGCACAAATTGTCCGGCGAACGACCACGAGCATTGTTGCTGACGAGTTGCGACAACGCATCCTGAGCGGACAATTGAAGGAAGGCGAACAGGTCAACCAGGAAGCCATCGCCAGCGAGCTGGGCGTCAGCCGCATTCCTGTGCGCGAGGCCTTGCAGCAGCTCGAGGCCGAAGGGCTCATTACCCTCGTCTCGCACAAGGGTGCCGAAGTCACCCGGCTCGAACCCGAAGAGATCGAAGAATTGTTCGATGTGCGCGGTATGCTCGAATGCTGGCTGTTCGAGAAGGCTCTGCCGCATCTGTCGGAAGCTGATCTGACCGAGGCTGAAGAGGCCGTTGCAGCAATGCGCGGCGCCAAGGACTTCCAGTCATGGAGCAGTCAGAACTGGCGATTCCACGAAATCCCTCTATCGCCTGTCGCGCAAGAAGGCGACCATGAAGATCATCAAGCGCGTCCATCACAACATCGACCGATATGTGCGACTTTTGATCTCGGCCAATCCGGCTGCGTTGGAGGCGGGTCTATCAGGAATATGAGGCGCTGA
- a CDS encoding lyase family protein, which produces MLGGELGSKDPVHPNDHCNRSQSSNDTFPTAMHIAAAEEINNSLIPALESSEWRSAKSPKTSRTSSRSVVPIFRMRRR; this is translated from the coding sequence ATGCTCGGCGGCGAGCTCGGCTCAAAGGATCCGGTCCACCCCAACGATCATTGCAATCGCAGCCAATCCTCCAATGATACCTTCCCGACCGCAATGCACATCGCGGCGGCTGAAGAGATCAACAACAGCCTGATCCCCGCGCTCGAAAGCTCGGAGTGGCGCTCGGCGAAAAGTCCAAAGACTTCGAGGACATCATCAAGATCGGTCGTACCCATCTTCAGGATGCGACGCCGCTGA
- a CDS encoding lyase family protein, whose protein sequence is MIAAADEVAEGKLNDHFPLSIWQTGSGTQSNMNANE, encoded by the coding sequence ATTATCGCCGCTGCCGACGAGGTGGCAGAGGGTAAGTTGAATGATCATTTCCCCTTGTCTATCTGGCAGACCGGTTCCGGCACCCAGTCCAACATGAATGCAAACGAGTGA